One Parasphingorhabdus cellanae genomic region harbors:
- a CDS encoding Re/Si-specific NAD(P)(+) transhydrogenase subunit alpha, which yields MKIAVLKELAEGEQRVSASPETVKKFTALGASMAVEKGAGLSASVTDADYEAEGASIGTRAAVLKDADIVLGVQGPDPKSLKGMKKGAWLVASLNPFGERARVDDYAKLGIDALAMEFMPRITRAQSMDILSSQSNLSGYKAVIEAGSHYGRAFPMMMTAAGTVSAAKCFVMGVGVAGLQAIATARRLGAQVSATDVRAATKEQIQSLGAKPIFVEDVAGIEGEGTGGYATEMSEEYQKAQAELVSKHIAKQDIVITTALIPGRPAPRLISDAQIATMRTGSVIVDLAAEQGGNVEGAVAGKVVEKHGVKIVGADNMPSSMAADSSALFSRNLYNFLSAYWDEEAKRPVLPDDDEVTIGIRLTKDGKVVNERLLG from the coding sequence TTGAAAATAGCGGTATTGAAAGAACTCGCCGAGGGTGAGCAGCGGGTGAGTGCTTCCCCGGAAACGGTGAAGAAGTTTACAGCACTGGGCGCTAGCATGGCGGTCGAAAAAGGCGCCGGCCTATCCGCCTCGGTAACAGATGCCGATTATGAAGCGGAAGGGGCCAGCATCGGCACCCGGGCGGCGGTTCTGAAAGATGCCGATATTGTGCTGGGTGTGCAGGGGCCGGACCCGAAATCGCTCAAGGGTATGAAAAAGGGGGCTTGGCTGGTTGCCAGCCTCAATCCCTTTGGTGAGCGGGCACGGGTTGATGACTATGCCAAGCTTGGCATTGACGCGCTGGCGATGGAATTCATGCCGCGGATTACGCGCGCGCAGTCGATGGATATCCTGTCCTCGCAATCAAACCTCTCCGGCTACAAGGCCGTCATTGAGGCGGGTTCGCATTATGGACGCGCTTTTCCGATGATGATGACGGCTGCGGGTACAGTCAGTGCGGCTAAATGTTTTGTCATGGGCGTCGGTGTTGCCGGCTTGCAGGCCATTGCAACGGCCCGGCGTCTCGGCGCTCAGGTATCGGCAACCGATGTGCGTGCCGCGACCAAGGAACAGATTCAATCGCTCGGTGCGAAACCCATTTTTGTCGAAGATGTCGCGGGCATCGAAGGCGAGGGCACAGGCGGCTATGCCACCGAAATGAGCGAGGAATATCAAAAAGCACAGGCCGAACTGGTATCCAAACATATCGCCAAGCAGGATATTGTGATCACCACCGCGCTGATCCCGGGGCGCCCGGCACCGCGGCTGATCAGTGACGCCCAGATCGCGACAATGCGCACGGGCAGCGTGATTGTCGATCTCGCCGCTGAGCAAGGCGGCAATGTCGAAGGCGCAGTTGCTGGCAAAGTCGTCGAAAAGCATGGCGTGAAAATCGTCGGCGCTGATAATATGCCATCCAGCATGGCAGCCGATAGCTCGGCTTTATTCTCCCGTAACCTCTATAATTTCCTCAGCGCTTATTGGGACGAAGAGGCCAAACGGCCTGTGCTGCCCGATGACGATGAAGTGACGATTGGCATCCGGCTGACCAAAGACGGCAAAGTTGTGAATGAGCGATTGCTGGGGTGA
- a CDS encoding PH domain-containing protein — MGLLNATASDPSAFVDAHGHVLTDGEDVLVVFKTVRDWIAFTDWRVIYIDVQGLTGSKKEYLTIPYRSISAYSIESAGTLDLDAEIKIYLSGRDPVEFKIGKNSDVSGMQKLMAEKLNR, encoded by the coding sequence ATGGGATTATTGAACGCAACAGCGTCAGACCCTTCTGCATTCGTTGATGCGCATGGGCATGTCTTAACTGATGGCGAAGACGTGCTTGTGGTCTTCAAAACTGTTCGCGATTGGATTGCGTTTACAGATTGGCGCGTCATTTACATTGACGTTCAGGGGCTCACAGGCAGCAAGAAAGAATATCTTACGATTCCGTACCGTTCAATAAGCGCCTATTCGATCGAAAGCGCAGGAACGCTGGATCTGGATGCAGAAATCAAAATCTACTTGTCGGGACGCGACCCTGTGGAGTTCAAGATTGGCAAGAATTCTGACGTGTCAGGTATGCAAAAACTCATGGCTGAAAAGCTAAACCGTTAG
- a CDS encoding aa3-type cytochrome c oxidase subunit IV, with translation MASDNNMKSAEETYERFLGWLKIGSIITALVTILVIILLVT, from the coding sequence ATGGCTTCTGACAATAATATGAAATCTGCAGAAGAGACTTATGAGCGGTTTTTGGGCTGGCTGAAAATCGGTTCGATTATTACGGCTCTGGTGACAATATTGGTCATCATTCTTCTTGTTACCTGA
- a CDS encoding NAD(P) transhydrogenase subunit alpha, whose amino-acid sequence MDFISILSIFVMACFVGYYVVWSVTPALHTPLMAVTNAISSVIIVGALIAAAAGSQADGGQTAKWLGLVGVVLASVNIFGGFAVTERMLAMYKKKERK is encoded by the coding sequence ATGGACTTTATATCAATTCTCTCAATTTTCGTGATGGCCTGTTTTGTTGGCTATTACGTCGTCTGGTCGGTGACACCGGCGCTGCACACACCGCTGATGGCGGTGACCAATGCGATTAGCTCGGTGATCATTGTCGGGGCGCTGATTGCAGCGGCTGCGGGGTCGCAGGCTGACGGTGGTCAGACCGCGAAATGGCTGGGTCTGGTGGGCGTTGTTCTGGCCAGCGTGAACATATTTGGCGGCTTTGCCGTGACCGAGCGGATGCTCGCCATGTATAAGAAAAAGGAGCGCAAATAA